A genome region from Anopheles stephensi strain Indian chromosome 2, UCI_ANSTEP_V1.0, whole genome shotgun sequence includes the following:
- the LOC118507538 gene encoding cilia- and flagella-associated protein 58, translated as MDQIEESGEDSQAPESTFEDDLVPKEITDEFFEELCSKANLTVKDLQGNGQYGLAEDFQKLLITGQNLRQQLIEEQDRIAKMQDEVSAASGRVAQAMQLSQRDQDTIQTLKSEIQDAWKRADAAQTREQNVQEAMNQMRDKLEKLHTESDRYGDRDDDVGSTMNKHKEGIMRERDRLYVEVEELNRRLHTQRLYMEELEQKCFESETKVKELYKVLDETSNEAFRDKRQLENLQTQHTEVTAELVTKTEEAKHFKTLAESNHKTTVQQSMQMAAIRTNLERIMTTNNLTQVKLAKAQADFDNMVQLKEKVTNEFNTKVNILKLKEDENNKFRLENAKLLKTRELLQKRIQAIEATKGTLEQEVAKLKNTIVTFEKDRDASKKSFDMARKQVDAVLRERDLVRKDLVKANKTITDQTEQMTLLDKHQKTLENEIKAHQAAAQKQQTLMLKVEKDRDRNAEEVQNLSDRIEQLNEDLLYKQNLIGELREKLKECEAKLFQCQNLLEITRGERNIFERDLTTCSKETEGLKERLKNAIRTVDQLKEENANKVAELFKANKTIDKVEKEKQTLKTDVQNISIALQHSKSELSEKTNENARLNKTLSDDATNMTRLKKQLEGAINEKDLVKVQLTQRVEEINNLTEKLNMLNMALDRGENQYRDRLDDIRLLKIEISNLRSQRNLLTRGLANTADMRQEVLQLNRVLNQERVKARALEDEMLTPMNVHRWRKLSGKDPEKMDLIVKVQTLQRRVLYQSVTVSEQEKTLQQSEKMYDALKEVVEKLPSHKVKERLSATQRALTARTKKLKALAAEIRIKELDCKSKDCTLEQLKQALLETKKELVKEKREKIKLVENIRGHRADGPALAGTNASSDIIVIRTTSQTAHTSSYRTLGSGFRAIC; from the exons ATGGATCAAATAGAGGAAAGTGGGGAAGATTCGCAGGCACCGGAATCCACCTTTGAGGATGATCTGGTTCCGAAGGAAATTACGGATGAGTTTTTCGAGGAGCTTTGCTCCAAAGCTAACTTG ACTGTAAAAGATCTACAAGGAAATGGTCAGTATGGGCTGGCTGAAGACTTTCAGAAATTGCTCATTACGGGTCAAAATTTGCGACAACAGCTTATCGAAGAGCAAGACCGAATTGCCAAAATGCAAGATGAAGTGTCGGCTGCTTCGGGGCGTGTGGCGCAGGCAATGCAACTGTCTCAGCGCGACCAAGATACCATACAAACTTTGAAGTCTGAAATTCAGGATGCTTGGAAACGTGCGGATGCGGCCCAGACGCGTGAGCAAAACGTGCAGGAAGCGATGAATCAAATGAGAGATAAGCTTGAGAAATTGCACACCGAAAGTGATCGATACGGCGATCGTGATGATGA TGTCGGTTCGACGATGAACAAACATAAGGAAGGTATTATGCGCGAACGGGATCGCTTGTACGTGGAAGTCGAAGAACTGAATCGCCGTCTGCACACCCAGCGCCTGTACATGGAAGAGCTGGAACAGAAATGTTTCGAGTCGGAAACGAAGGTGAAGGAGCTTTACAAGGTGCTGGATGAGACGTCGAATGAAGCCTTTCGAGACAAACGCCAGCTGGAGAATCTGCAAACACAGCACACAGAGGTGACGGCTGAGCTAGTAACAAAAACGGAGGAAGCAAAGCACTTCAAAACGTTGGCAGAATcgaaccacaaaaccaccgTACAGCAGAGCATGCAGATGGCAGCTATACGCACCAACCTGGAGCGCATTATGACCACCAACAATCTGACGCAGGTGAAGCTGGCCAAGGCACAGGCAGACTTTGATAACATGGTACAGCTGAAGGAAAAGGTGACCAACGAGTTCAACACCAAGGTGAACATTCTGAAACTGAAAGAAGACGAGAACAACAAATTTCGGTTGGAAAATGCGAAGCTGCTCAAGACCCGGGAGTTGCTGCAGAAGCGTATACAAGCGATCGAAGCGACGAAGGGCACTCTAGAGCAGGAAGTGGCTAAGTTGAA GAATACGATCGTGACATTTGAAAAAGATCGAGATGCTTCCAAAAAGTCGTTCGACATGGCCAGAAAGCAGGTCGATGCTGTGCTCCGCGAAAGAGATCTTGTCCGTAAAGATCTTGTAAAGGCAAATA AAACAATTACCGACCAAACCGAACAAATGACACTGCTCGACAAACACCAGAAAACGTTGGAGAACGAAATTAAAGCTCACCAGGCCGCTGCACAAAAGCAGCAAACTTTGATGTTAAAGGTAGAAAAAGATCGTGACCGTAACGCGGAAGAGGTTCAGAATCTGTCCGATCGTATCGAACAATTGAACGAAGATTTGCTGTACAAGCAGAATCTGATTGGAGAGTTGCGCGAAAAGCTGAAAGAATGTGAAGCCAAACTGTTCCAATGCCAAAATCTGCTGGAAATCACCCGTGGTGAGCGCAACATTTTCGAGCGCGATTTAACGACCTGCAGCAAGGAGACCGAAGGACTGAAGGAACGGTTGAAAAATGCAATCCGCACGGTTGATCAGctgaaagaagaaaatgccAACAAGGTGGCAGAACTGTTTaaggcaaacaaaacgatcgataaggtggaaaaggaaaagcaaacgcTCAAAACCGACGTGCAGAACATAAGCATCGCTTTGCAGCATTCCAAATCGGAGTTGAGCGAAAAGACGAACGAAAATGCGCGGCTTAACAAAACACTTTCG gACGATGCAACGAATATGACGCGATTGAAAAAACAATTGGAAGGCGCCATCAATGAAAAAGATCTCGTCAAAGTGCAGCTTACCCAGCGTGTGGAAGAAATCAACAATCTGACGGAAAAGCTAAACATGCTTAACATGGCACTGGACCGTGGCGAAAATCAGTACCGTGACCGACTGGACGACATTCGGCTGCTGAAGATTGAAATTAGCAATCTACGATCGCAGCGCAATCTATTGACACGTGGCCTAGCCAATACAGCCGACATGCGTCAGGAAGTGTTGCAGCTGAATCGCGTGCTGAATCAGGAACGCGTGAAGGCCCGAGCCCTCGAGGACGAAATGCTAACCCCGATGAATGTACATCGTTGGCGAAAGCTTAGCGGCAAGGATCCGGAAAAGATGGACCTGATCGTAAAGGTGCAAACGTTGCAGCGTCGCGTACTCTACCAATCGGTCACCGTGTCCGAGCAGGAGAaaacgcttcagcaatcggAGAAAATGTATGATGCACTGAAGGAGGTGGTAGAAAAATTGCCAAGCCATAAGGTTAAGGAACGACTGTCTGCCACACAACGGGCACTTACGGCGCGCACTAAAAAACTGAAGGCTCTGGCGGCAGAAATTCGCATCAAAGAACTTGACTGCAAATCGAAAGATTGCACATTGGAACAGCTTAAGCAGGCCCtgctagaaacaaaaaaggaattggTGAAAGAG AAacgtgaaaaaataaaacttgtcGAGAATATTCGCGGTCATCGCGCAGATGGTCCTGCCCTAGCGGGGACCAATGCGAGCAGTGATATCATCGTGATTCGCACCACCAGCCAAACGGCGCACACTTCCAGCTATCGTACGCTCGGTTCTGGGTTTAGGGCTATCTGTTAA
- the LOC118507537 gene encoding lateral signaling target protein 2 homolog: MDSLRKWLNKPKADDKSLLARFYHADRALTAIASELDSFDGRAEPVRCTRLVSRLRQGQDRVLAITNQIMDELLGDDRAQRAFRVKFPEEVLQESLAGQLWFGAECLAAGSSILNREAESAKMRPLAKAVTKSLEIVRNRLREQCLRNNTPNSPTLRLDFNDAATEQLYESLKIFDRLFAEFELVYVSAMVQVKTKQEYEMQELICVLFSETLQRALKIGLLDQEQVDSYDPALMFSIPRLAIIAGLVIFRDGPLNMDQPADNISEIFRPFRKLLIKMRDLLHTLTKHELYQLEKLLCTNEEISASEQLICDEKNGGGAGGDTGASENVRGDIDAHEPVGESKEHVVIVTTTTITTTNASDGKTNVNDGDEGGVHVVSQGFEVTTSSAGGELNGSGSNGINTECCSTSRAKNQHNQRHLRQCSKTVSYGRDTGVVQQEIEPEVEEDNNNHIHKDDDVDEDDEDDEDDNDPELKDGLVTTDCASGYLIPNTNFGNLLQTNEAPLTDSFIATDDELRLLGADVGSPSTQANIDSILTGATNPGGEQQKLVDSDSGHGTASHSTDMSPELETERTVAENTVEPKLNADDAPLSTVVSAESNASKSVRNRSRSVGSLHKPPEISESSSDDEEEADVYGADDVDADDDEDEEEEGDEKKSAADIKFVLGGSQKDYKLYDAKDISGRPSSSQTKQPQYNNHRKPSHHRPRASTSTSTSSAYRKPQSHQHHHHHHHHHHHHSYSAATEATSSVASTTTTSNSNATNGSARHSRMQHQQHQRSSSSSCDTSPTQSECSDAQEVALAIRAAGRNNFQTTENLLHRLFVCIAGVADQLQTNFAADLRKMLRSVFIMNSSPPEPEEPPEANAHEVESKDNHQNPSDLFEFRASEQDVITADQQNHSGGSSQSIYSAEEANPEQDSVFASSGDSSPVRRTASVETSNVTVNVSVSVVASSPVSVGGPNSGHSNSAGGGRTAQERSVSLSEACIVVEGGKPSTGTRRHSASGSKSDYGRSRSSPSSPSNSNSNGGSNHHANTTTSSSGRDLHVEQQQQQQHLSSQRRMPEEPPRWIPDCDAPRCMSCASAFTPFRRRHHCRNCGGVFCGVCSNLSKPLPKYGLTKAVRVCRDCYVHEVGV; the protein is encoded by the exons GCCGACGACAAATCGCTTCTGGCACGATTTTACCATGCTGATCGTGCGCTGACAGCGATTGCCAGCGAGCTGGACAGTTTCGATGGAAGGGCCGAGCCCGTTCGTTGCACACGACTTGTTAGCCGACTTCGTCAGGGACAG GACCGCGTTTTGGCGATCACCAATCAAATCATGGACGAACTGCTCGGTGACGATCGTGCACAGCGTGCCTTTCGAGTGAAATTTCCCGAAGAGGTGCTGCAGGAAAGCCTCGCCGGGCAGCTGTGGTTCGGCGCGGAGTGTTTAGCAGCCGGCTCGTCGATACTGAACCGCGAGGCCGAGTCGGCGAAGATGCGTCCGCTCGCAAAAGCGGTTACCAAAAGTCTCGAGATTGTGCGGAATCGCCTACGAGAGCAGTGCCTTCGCAATAACACCCCGAACAGTCCAACATTGCGGCTCGACTTCAACGATGCTGCAACGGAGCAGCTGTACGAAAGTCTCAAGATATTCGACCGCCTGTTTGCGGagttcgagctggtgtacgtCAGTGCAATGGTGCAGGTGAAAACGAAACAGGAGTACGAAATGCAAGAATTGATATGCGTACTGTTCTCGGAAACGCTCCAGCGGGCGCTAAAGATTGGGCTGCTCGACCAGGAACAGGTGGATTCGTACGATCCAGCGCTAATGTTTTCCATTCCTCGGTTGGCGATTATCGCCGGGTTGGTGATCTTTCGCGATGGGCCCCTGAATATGGATCAGCCGGCAGATAACATTTCGGAGATATTTCGACCCTTCCGTAAGCTGCTCATAAAGATGCGTGATCTGTTGCACACGCTGACAAAGCACGAGCTGTACCAGCTTGAAAAGCTGCTCTGCACTAACGAAGAAATCAGTGCGAGCGAACAATTGATCTGTGATGAAAAGAATGGCGGTGGAGCAGGTGGCGATACTGGTGCCAGTGAAAATGTGCGGGGAGACATTGATGCGCACGAGCCAGTCGGCGAAAGCAAAGAGCATGTGGTCATTGTAACAACGACGACCATCACTACGACAAACGCCAGCGATGGGAAGACGAACGTCAACGATGGTGATGAAGGTGGTGTGCATGTAGTTAGTCAAGGTTTTGAGGTGACCACAAGCAGCGCGGGAGGCGAACTGAATGGAAGTGGAAGCAATGGCATCAACACCGAGTGCTGTAGCACCAGCAGAGCAAAGAATCAGCACAATCAAAGGCATTTGCGACAGTGTTCGAAAACAGTCAGCTACGGTAGAGACACGGGAGTAGTGCAGCAGGAGATAGAGCCGGAGGTAGAAGAAGACAATAACAATCACATTCATAAAGATGATGATGTCGACGAGGATGACGAGGACGACGAAGATGACAACGATCCGGAACTGAAGGATGGGCTCGTTACTACAGACTGTGCCTCGGGATACCTGATACCAAACACCAACTTTGGAAATCTACTACAGACAAATGAGGCACCACTTACGGACAGTTTCATTGCGACGGACGACGAGCTACGGTTACTTGGTGCGGACGTTGGCTCGCCATCGACACAAGCCAACATCGATAGCATCCTTACCGGTGCAACAAATCCCGGCGGTGAACAGCAGAAGCTGGTGGACTCAGATTCTGGACATGGGACGGCAAGTCACAGCACGGATATGTCGCCGGAACTTGAAACGGAACGAACGGTGGCAGAGAATACGGTGGAACCGAAGCTTAATGCTGACGATGCACCATTGTCGACGGTAGTTTCAGCGGAAAGTAATGCTAGCAAATCCGTACGTAACCGTTCGAGAAGTGTCGGCAGCTTGCACAAGCCTCCTGAAATCAGCGAATCTTCGAGCGACGATGAGGAGGAAGCGGATGTTTATGGGGCTGACGATGTGgatgccgatgatgatgaggatgaggaagAGGAGGGTGATGAGAAGAAGAGTGCGGCAGACATTAAATTCGTGTTGGGTGGTTCGCAGAAGGACTACAAACTGTATGATGCCAAAGACATCTCTGGCCGGCCAAGCTCCAGCCAAACGAAACAACCGCAGTATAATAATCATCGCAAGCCGAGCCACCATCGGCCGCgagcatcaacatcaacatcgACGTCCTCGGCGTACCGCAAACCTCAATctcaccagcatcatcatcaccatcaccaccaccatcaccatcattccTATTCTGCGGCGACAGAAGCTACCAGCTCGGTTGCCAGCACGACTACCACCAGCAACAGTAACGCAACGAACGGAAGTGCCCGCCATAGCCGAatgcagcatcagcagcatcagcgcAGTTCGTCCTCCAGCTGTGATACATCACCGACGCAGAGCGAATGCAGTGATGCGCAGGAGGTAGCACTAGCCATCAGAGCGGCCGGTCGAAATAATTTCCA AACAACTGAAAACCTTCTACATCGTCTGTTTGTGTGCATCGCGGGTGTGGCAGATCAATTACAAACAAACTTTGCGGCCGATCTGCGAAAAATGCTGAGAAGCGTATTCATCATGAATTCGTCCCCGCCCGAGCCAGAGGAGCCTCCGGAAGCGAATGCGCACGAGGTGGAATCGAAGGATAACCACCAAAACCCGTCCGATTTGTTCGAGTTCCGCGCTAGCGAACAAGACGTTATTACGGCGGACCAGCAGAACCATAGCGGTGGCTCAAGTCAAAGCATCTACTCCGCCGAGGAAGCAAACCCCGAGCAGGATTCGGTGTTTGCATCGTCCGGTGACTCATCACCCGTACGCCGTACGGCCAGCGTAGAAACCAGCAACGTGACGGTGAACGTTTCCGTATCGGTCGTGGCATCGTCCCCGGTATCGGTTGGTGGACCAAACAGCGGTCACAGCAATAGTGCCGGAGGTGGGCGCACGGCCCAGGAACGTAGCGTTAGTTTAAGTGAAGCGTGCATTGTCGTCGAGGGTGGGAAACCATCGACCGGTACGCGTAGGCACAGTGCAAGCGGGTCCAAAAGCGACTATGGCCGCAGTCGCAGCAGTCCAAGCAGTCCAAGCAATAGCAATAGTAATGGTGGCAGCAATCACCACGCCAACACCACCACATCCTCATCCGGGCGAGATTTACAcgtagagcagcagcagcagcagcaacatctgTCATCTCAGCGCAGGATGCCGGAAGAGCCACCAAGGTGGATCCCGGACTGTGATGCCCCACGGTGTATGTCTTGTGCGTCGGCTTTTACACCGTTTCGCAGAAGACATCATTGTCGCAACTGCGGCGGAGTGTTCTGTGGCGTTTGTTCCAATTTATCGAAACCACTACCAAAATATGGTCTGACGAAAGCGGTTCGCGTATGTCGAGATTGTTACGTGCATGAGGTGGGAGTGTAA